The following coding sequences are from one bacterium window:
- a CDS encoding amidohydrolase — MAEKITAVVGARVHTVSGPVHEPGTVVLEGERIVAVGPENDVKVPEGATRIEARGMTLVPGLIDAHAHIGVFNEAQGEDNWDGNEMTDPVTPELRVIDALNPDAVAFPDVLAAGVTTVATMPGSANVIGGTVAAIRTRGATVDALIRAYPVGMKMALGYNPKSVYGGEQKKRPATRMANAAVLRGALQAARNYAAKKLHHGAQLMSQEKKDAEKREPVAPLEVDLKLEALLPVLEGHLVARCHCHRADDILTALRIRDEFGLEMSLEHCTEGYKVAGELAEAGVTCVLGPHFIEMRYKAELMGVNLANAAILHAAGVKVCIQTDATWGVQWLANSAALCVRHGLPADVALRAMTLNPAELLGLDKELGSLEVGKRADLLLVDGDPLDLRDKVAQVWLDGQPQLKEPK, encoded by the coding sequence ATGGCGGAGAAAATCACCGCCGTCGTCGGCGCCCGGGTGCACACCGTATCCGGCCCGGTCCACGAGCCGGGGACCGTCGTCCTCGAAGGCGAGCGGATCGTCGCCGTGGGGCCCGAAAACGACGTGAAGGTCCCCGAGGGCGCGACGAGAATTGAGGCCCGGGGGATGACCCTCGTCCCCGGCCTGATTGACGCTCACGCCCACATCGGCGTCTTCAACGAGGCCCAGGGCGAGGACAACTGGGACGGCAACGAGATGACCGACCCGGTGACGCCGGAGCTGCGGGTGATTGACGCGCTGAATCCGGACGCCGTGGCCTTCCCCGACGTCCTGGCCGCCGGGGTGACCACCGTGGCCACCATGCCGGGGTCGGCCAACGTCATCGGCGGAACCGTCGCCGCCATCCGCACCCGTGGCGCCACCGTTGACGCGCTCATCCGCGCCTACCCCGTGGGGATGAAGATGGCGCTCGGCTACAACCCCAAGTCGGTGTACGGCGGTGAGCAGAAGAAGCGCCCGGCGACGCGCATGGCCAACGCCGCCGTCCTGCGCGGGGCGCTCCAGGCCGCCCGGAACTACGCCGCCAAGAAGCTCCACCACGGCGCCCAACTCATGAGCCAGGAGAAAAAGGACGCCGAGAAGCGCGAGCCGGTGGCCCCCCTCGAGGTGGACCTGAAGCTCGAGGCGCTGCTGCCGGTCCTCGAAGGTCATCTAGTCGCCCGCTGCCACTGCCACCGCGCCGACGACATCCTCACCGCCCTGCGCATCCGCGACGAGTTCGGCCTGGAGATGTCCCTCGAGCACTGCACCGAGGGGTACAAGGTGGCCGGTGAGCTGGCGGAGGCGGGCGTGACTTGCGTCCTGGGGCCGCACTTCATCGAGATGCGCTACAAGGCCGAGCTCATGGGCGTGAACCTGGCCAACGCCGCGATTCTCCACGCCGCCGGCGTCAAGGTCTGCATCCAGACCGACGCCACCTGGGGCGTGCAGTGGCTGGCCAACAGCGCCGCGCTCTGCGTGCGCCACGGCCTGCCCGCCGATGTGGCGCTCAGGGCGATGACGCTGAATCCGGCGGAGCTTTTGGGGCTGGATAAGGAGTTGGGGAGCCTCGAGGTGGGGAAGCGGGCGGATTTACTGCTGGTGGACGGCGACCCGCTGGACCTGCGGGACAAGGTGGCCCAGGTCTGGCTCGACGGCCAGCCGCAATTGAAAGAACCGAAGTAG